The genomic window CGATAGAGCTATTCCTGCCCTTAATGATGATGATCGGAAACAGAGGAATGTTTTACGGGGCGTTTTATACTTTTGTTTTAGTGCTCAACCAAATTTCTGCATATTATGCGGCAGCAATTTCCATTCTCTATAACTGGCAGCATTTTTATGTGATTATGGCGGTTGCATGCTTTGTTTTAGCTTTGCTGCATTGGCTGCTGATGCATGATAAATATTTTGCTTTAAAGGTTCCGTTACATTATATCGATTGGTTAAGTGTTTTGCTTTTCGTATCTGCCTTTATGTTTTCGGCGTATGTTTTTTCATTCGGGAAACAACAGGACTGGCTCAATTCAAAAAATATAGTCAATGCAAGTATTGCGGCTTTTGTGAGCTTTGCATTGTTGGCTATTCGTCAGTTCACGTTGAAAAGACCTTATATATCTTTTAAAATATTTACTAAAAACAACGTTCAGCATGGATTATTTATGCTGCTCATGCTCGGAATGTTTTTAGGAACGACTTCCATTCAGAATACTTTTGCAGTTGGGGTTTTGGGCTATGATCAATTAACCAACGCTAAATTAAATCTGCTGATGATTCCGGGATTAATTTTAGCAGGAGCAATTGCCATATTTTGGTTTAAAAAAGAAATTCCGTTAAAGATGTTTATTTTTTCAGGTTTTTCAACAATGATAGGGTATTCAATGGTCATGTACTTTTCCATGGTGCTGGAATTTAATTATGAAAACTGGTATTTACCTATGTTTTTGAAAGGCTATGGAATGGGTTCACTATTCATCTCGGTTTGGTTTTATACATTGGATAAACTGGAAATGGATGATATGTTGGCGGCTATCGGATTGGTATTGGTTTGGAGAACTTTTTTAGCGGTTGGATTTTTCTCTGCAGTCTATGCTTGGTTCCAATACCGTTTTCAGGTAGTGGCTGTCGGTGATCTGGCCGTTTATATGGATGGAATGACAATAACACCGCAAAATGTGGCTGCCAATATGAAGACTATTCAATTGAATGCTATTATTATAGCAGGTAAAAAAATATTCGGATATATTATTCTGGCTG from Chryseobacterium camelliae includes these protein-coding regions:
- a CDS encoding MFS transporter, producing the protein MYNKGLYNDWVPKPVQLLLIVLLLAVVMPLGGVYTGNVSYVVNGTGAMTEYFMWANYATTIGMGACMPIVLRMKMRFKVRDKMTFLLVLLGLLSYLNSTTFDPMIFVFSSLLIGFLKMMVTIELFLPLMMMIGNRGMFYGAFYTFVLVLNQISAYYAAAISILYNWQHFYVIMAVACFVLALLHWLLMHDKYFALKVPLHYIDWLSVLLFVSAFMFSAYVFSFGKQQDWLNSKNIVNASIAAFVSFALLAIRQFTLKRPYISFKIFTKNNVQHGLFMLLMLGMFLGTTSIQNTFAVGVLGYDQLTNAKLNLLMIPGLILAGAIAIFWFKKEIPLKMFIFSGFSTMIGYSMVMYFSMVLEFNYENWYLPMFLKGYGMGSLFISVWFYTLDKLEMDDMLAAIGLVLVWRTFLAVGFFSAVYAWFQYRFQVVAVGDLAVYMDGMTITPQNVAANMKTIQLNAIIIAGKKIFGYIILAGLGVLIYVFTHHFGKERFEYARFVKILSGKSALARKRLRERKRFIEEIKETTGSAV